The Fulvivirga maritima genome segment ATGGAGAAGTCAGACTAAAAATGTCTGATGTACAAAATGTCAGGCTTATGGCAGATGGTATATTTGTTGATACAGGTTCCCCGCATCTTATTAAGTATGTAATCAATATTGATAACTACAGAGTATATGATGAAGGCAAGGCCATAAGAAACGGAGGCCTCTTCAAATCTGCTGGCGTAAATGTAAACTTTGTAGAAATTACCGGTGCTGATGAAATATTTGTAAGAACATATGAAAGAGGAGTAGAAAACGAAACCTTATCATGTGGTACCGGTGTTACAGCAGCTGCGCTTGCCTCTAGCACCAAAGAGCTCAACTCTCCTATCAAGGTAAACACCAAAGGTGGTAATTTAAGCGTTGAGTTTAATAAAAATGAAGATATGAGCTTCTCCGATGTTTATCTTTTAGGCCCAGCCAAAGAGGTTTTTAAAGGCTCTATTGAATTGGATAAATAATTTAATAAATAATTAGTATAAAAGGCCTTAACTTTAGGCACAGAAAATATTGTAACTAAGAGCAAGTATGTTAAAGTTTATAACAAAAGTGTTTGGTGGTACCAAGTCCGAAAAGGATATTAAGAAATTGATACCAATAGTTGAAGAAGTCAACAAAGAATATGCTCAGCTAACGAATATAAGTGATGATGAACTGAGAGGAAAAACCAGAGAAGTTCAGGATAAAATCGACTCCTCTCTTAAATCTATAGATGATCAGATAGCAGACCTTCATCAGCAGACTGAAGATAATCCTGACTTGGATATTCACACCAAAGAAGAAATTTTCTCCAAAATTGACAAACTGGAGGAAGACAGAAATAAGGATCTTGAAAAAGTATTGAAGACTGTACTTCCTACTGCTTTTGCTATAATCAAAGAGACTGCTCGTAGGTTTAAAGAAAACGGCAAAATGGAAGTAACAGCTACTATGCTGGATAAATCCATTTCTGCCAAAAAGAAAAACGTAGAAATTCAGGGCGAAACGGCTATCTGGCATAACAAGTGGATGGCAGCTGGCAATGAAATCACCTGGGATATGCTACACTATGATGTGCAAATCATAGGTGGTATAGTGCTACATGAAGGTAAAATAGCTGAGATGGCTACTGGTGAAGGTAAAACTTTAGTAGCAACCCTCCCCGCCTTCTTAAATGCATTGGCAAAAAGAGGCGTTCACATAGTTACGGTAAACGATTACCTGGCTAAGCGTGATAGCGAATGGATGGCTCCTATTTTTGAATTCCATGGATTAACCGTAGACTGTGTTGACAGGCATGAGCCTAACTCTGATGAAAGAAGGGAGGCATATCATGCAGACATCACTTATGGTACCAATAATGAGTTTGGCTTCGACTACCTACGTGACAATATGTCTCGTGACCCTAAAGAACTAGTTCAGAGAAAACACCACTATGCTATGGTGGATGAGGTAGATTCAGTACTTATTGATGAAGCCAGAACACCTTTGATCATTTCCGGGCCGGTACCTAAAGGAGATGAGCACGAGTTTTATGACCTAAAACCACGTATTGGCAAACTAGTAGAGGCTCAAAGAAAACTAGTATCTCAGTATTTAATTGAGGCTAAAAGACTGATAAGTGAAGGAGATGAAAAAGCAGGCGGATTATCATTATTCCGTGCTTACAGAGGTCTTCCTAAACATAAACCTCTTATTAAATATTTAAGTGAAACTGGTGTTCGTCAGATTTTACAAAAAACTGAGAACTATTACCTTCAGGATAATCAAAAAATGATGCCTGAGGCGGATGATCCTTTGTTCTTCACTATTGATGAAAAGCATAACAGTATAGAACTTACTGAAAAAGGTATTGACCTGATTACAGGTGAAGGTGAAGATCCTAACTTCTTCATCATGCCTGATATAGGTACTGAAATAGCTGACCTTGAAAAAGATGAAGTTCTTTCTGATGAAGATAAAGTAAGCAAGAAAGATTCACTGATTAAGGACTACGCTGAGAAATCTCAAAGGATCCACTCAGTGAACCAATTATTAAAAGCATATACGCTCTTCGAAAAAGACACAGAGTACATCATAGTAGATGGAAAAGTAAAAATTGTAGATGAGCAAACTGGTCGTGTAATGGACGGAAGAAGATACTCTGACGGATTACACCAAGCCATAGAAGCAAAGGAAAATGTGAAGGTAGAAGATGCCACACAGACCTACGCTACCATTACATTACAAAACTATTTCCGTATGTACCACAAATTAGCTGGTATGACGGGTACTGCAGAAACAGAAGCTGGTGAGTTCTGGGAAATTTATGAGTTGGACGTAGTAGTAATACCTACAAACAAACCAATAGCCCGAGCCGACAGGCAAGATATGGTGTATAAAACCATCAGAGAAAAATTCAATGCTGTAGTAGATGAAATAGTTGTACTCACCGAAGCAGGGCGTCCTGTACTGGTAGGTACTACCTCGGTAGAGATATCTGAGTTACTAAGTCGTATGCTTAATATGCGTAAGATTAAACACCAGGTACTCAACGCCAAGCAGCACCAGAGAGAAGCAGAAGTGGTAGCCGAAGCGGGTAAACCAGGTACCGTAACCATAGCTACAAACATGGCTGGTAGAGGTACTGACATTAAGTTATCAGCAGAGTCTAAAGCTGCTGGTGGTTTAGCTATTATCGGTACAGAAAGACATGAATCAAGAAGGGTAGACAGACAGCTTAGAGGTAGATCTGGTAGACAAGGAGACCCTGGTTCTTCTCAATTCTTCGTATCTCTGGAAGACAACCTGATGAGGATGTTTATGCCTGAGAGAATAGCTAAAGTGATGGACCGCTTAGGCCTGGAAGAAGGAGAAGTAATCTCTCACTCCATGGTAACTAAATCCATTGAAAGAGCTCAGAAAAAAGTTGAAGAAAATAACTTTGGTATACGTAAAAGATTGCTGGAATATGATGATGTAATGAACTCTCAAAGAGAGGTAATCTACACCAGAAGGAAAAACGCCCTTTTCGGAGAAAGATTACAGTTAGACATCATGAACATGCTGTACGATACCTGCGAAGATATTGTACTCAATACCAAGGGAGCTGGTAACTATGAAAGCTTTAAACTTACCGTGCTAGGTGTTTTAAGCATTGATTTTGAAATCAGCAAAGAAGAGTTTGAGAAAGTATCATCAGAAAAACTGGCTGATGACCTTTATAACCAGGCTTTAGAGCATTACAAAAGGAAAAACCAAGAGACTGCTAAAAGGTCCTTCCCTATCATACAGGATATTGAAGAAACAAGAGGAGCAACTATTGAAAATATTTTGGTTCCTTTTACTGATGGCAAAAGACAAATCGGAGTATCTTCTAACCTTAAAAAGTGTGTTGCTACTGAAAACAGAGAGCTGATTCGCTCAATGGAAAAAATGGTAACACTAGCCCTTATTGACCAGCTTTGGAAAGATCATTTAAGAGAAATGGATGATCTGAAACAAAGTGTTCAGAATGCGGTATACGAGCAAAAAGATCCTTTATTGATTTATAAATTCGAAGGATTTGAATTATTCAAAAGGTTCATTGCTAAGGTAAATGAAGACACCATTTCATTCCTTCTTAAGGCAGATCTTCCTGTTCAGGAGGCTCAAGACGTGCAAGAAGCCAGAGCTCAGAGAAAGCAAAAACTGAAGGAGCAAAAAGATGAATCTAAATCCTTATTAAGTGGAGGCAGCAATGCTCAGGCTCAAGCCAGCGCTAACAGACCTCCTGCCGAAAAAACTATGCCTATTAAAGCAGAAAGAACTGTAGGTAGAAATGATAAGGTAACGGTTCAATATATGGATGGAAGCATTGTTAAAGATGTGAAATTCAAAAAAGTAGAAGAAGACATCAAAAATAATAAGTGCGTACTGGTTGAGGAATAAGCAATAACTATGAAAAAAACTGTTCTTTACTGCTTGGTTGGCTTTGCCTTGCTATCAGCATGTAGTCCTAAGACAAGCACCTCTTCGTCATCAGGAGAGGTGTATAAAGAGGATTTAAAAGCCTATAGGCCTGTCTATGAAAAGCCTGTAGAAAAGCATGACACCATCGCTCAGGCTAATGAAAGCTATGCTGATGTAGACATTGAGCCCACAAATGATGTAACTGAACCTCTAAACAATGTTTTAGATGAGATTGATGGTCTCAGAAGTAACACCAGATATATAGATGGTTTTACAATTCAGGTATACTCAGGCACCAATAGAGAAGATGCCAGACTGGCCAGAGGTAAGGTTTTTTCTGTACTACCAGAGGCTAACCCTTCTTTAAAATTCGATGAGCCTAATTTCAAGGTAAAAGTAGGCAAGTATTACTCTAAACTTGAAGCTCAGAAACCCTATGCTCAATTAAGAAAGAAATTCCCCGGAGCATTAATTATTCCTGAAAGAATATATATACAGTAAATGTCATTAAAAGAAAAAGTTAAGGAACTGGCAAAGCAAAATGTGCAGGATGTAATAAGCATCAGACGGCACCTACATGCTAACCCGGAGCTTTCCTATCAGGAGTTTAACACGGCTAAATATGTAGCTGCTCAGTTAAAGGAAATGGGCATCACGCCTAAAGAGGGCATTGCTGGCACCGGCCTTGCCGCTGTTATAGAAGGTAAGAATCCTTCTAAAAAAGTAATAGCCCTACGTGCAGACATGGATGCTCTCCCTATTAAGGAGGCTAATGACATTGATTATAAATCTCAAAATGAGGGAGTAATGCATGCTTGTGGTCATGATGCGCATACCGCTTCATTACTGGGAGTTGCTAAAATACTTACTCAGCTCAAAGATGAGTTTGAAGGATCTGTGAAGCTTATCTTCCAACCAGGAGAAGAGAAAAACCCTGGTGGCGCCTCTTTAATGATAAAAGACGGTGTTTTGAAAGATCCTGCACCTGTGAATATTCATGGTCAGCACGTTATGCCTCTCATACCTGTAGGTAAAGTAGGCTTTCGTGAAGGCATGTATATGGCCAGCTGTGACGAAATATATTTAAAGGTAATAGGAAAGGGAGGCCATGGCGCTGTTCCTGAACTGGCAGTAGATCCTGTGCTCATTACTTCTCACATTATTGTAGCACTGCAGCAGGTGATAAGCAGAAATGCCAGCCCCAAAACGCCTACCGTACTCACATTTGGTAAAGTAATAGCTGATGGAGCTACTAACATCATTCCTAACGAGGTAAATGTAGAAGGCACCTTTAGAGCTATGGATGAAACATGGCGAGCTGATGCTCATGAAAAAATAATTAAAATGGCCAGCGGCATAGCCGAATCTATGGGCGGCTCCTGTGAAGTAGAAATTTCAAAAGGATACCCTTACCTGGAAAATGATCCTGAGTTAACTAAAAAGTCAAGAACGGCTGCTGAGGAGTACTTAGGAGAAGAAAATGTAGTAGACCTTGATCTATGGATGGGAGCAGAAGATTTTTCGTTTTACACACACGAAATACCTGCTTGCTTTTATAGGTTAGGCACAAGAAATGAAGCCAAAGGCATCACTTCTTATGTGCATACACCTACTTTTAATATTGATGAAGACGCCTTAGAAATAGGCGCCGGGCTTATGGCCTGGTTAGCATTAAAAGAGCTAGCAGAATAACTGCTAGCTTTCATCTTCTTCATCTCTGGCCAGCTCGCCAGTAATAGCTTCAGATACGTTTATGATATGATCACCAACCCTTTCTATAAGGTTATATAAGTCGGCATATACTATTCCGCTCATCACATCATAATCTCCCTTCTCAATATTCTTTAAATGCTTTTTCCTTAGCTTATCACGCTTCTTGTTGATAGCAGCTTCTTTTTCTATAGCCTGGTTCAAGGTCACTTTAGAGTAATCTATATTCAGGTTATTGATCATTATATCAAAAGCCTCATCAACCAGCTCCAGCATACCTGCCAAATTTTCTATTTGTCCGTCTGAGAACCAGTTTTTACCATCACTCTTTCTTTCAATTGTTAATGACATCTGGTAAAAAAGATCTCCTATTC includes the following:
- the dapF gene encoding diaminopimelate epimerase, which translates into the protein MTSIDFYKYQATGNDFILIDNRDPQLELTKEEIVFLCDRKFGIGSDGLILIQNHEEYDFEMVFYNPDSSQSLCGNGSRCAVNFAKFLGIIDSTTNFLAFDGAHFAEILDNGEVRLKMSDVQNVRLMADGIFVDTGSPHLIKYVINIDNYRVYDEGKAIRNGGLFKSAGVNVNFVEITGADEIFVRTYERGVENETLSCGTGVTAAALASSTKELNSPIKVNTKGGNLSVEFNKNEDMSFSDVYLLGPAKEVFKGSIELDK
- the secA gene encoding preprotein translocase subunit SecA; the protein is MLKFITKVFGGTKSEKDIKKLIPIVEEVNKEYAQLTNISDDELRGKTREVQDKIDSSLKSIDDQIADLHQQTEDNPDLDIHTKEEIFSKIDKLEEDRNKDLEKVLKTVLPTAFAIIKETARRFKENGKMEVTATMLDKSISAKKKNVEIQGETAIWHNKWMAAGNEITWDMLHYDVQIIGGIVLHEGKIAEMATGEGKTLVATLPAFLNALAKRGVHIVTVNDYLAKRDSEWMAPIFEFHGLTVDCVDRHEPNSDERREAYHADITYGTNNEFGFDYLRDNMSRDPKELVQRKHHYAMVDEVDSVLIDEARTPLIISGPVPKGDEHEFYDLKPRIGKLVEAQRKLVSQYLIEAKRLISEGDEKAGGLSLFRAYRGLPKHKPLIKYLSETGVRQILQKTENYYLQDNQKMMPEADDPLFFTIDEKHNSIELTEKGIDLITGEGEDPNFFIMPDIGTEIADLEKDEVLSDEDKVSKKDSLIKDYAEKSQRIHSVNQLLKAYTLFEKDTEYIIVDGKVKIVDEQTGRVMDGRRYSDGLHQAIEAKENVKVEDATQTYATITLQNYFRMYHKLAGMTGTAETEAGEFWEIYELDVVVIPTNKPIARADRQDMVYKTIREKFNAVVDEIVVLTEAGRPVLVGTTSVEISELLSRMLNMRKIKHQVLNAKQHQREAEVVAEAGKPGTVTIATNMAGRGTDIKLSAESKAAGGLAIIGTERHESRRVDRQLRGRSGRQGDPGSSQFFVSLEDNLMRMFMPERIAKVMDRLGLEEGEVISHSMVTKSIERAQKKVEENNFGIRKRLLEYDDVMNSQREVIYTRRKNALFGERLQLDIMNMLYDTCEDIVLNTKGAGNYESFKLTVLGVLSIDFEISKEEFEKVSSEKLADDLYNQALEHYKRKNQETAKRSFPIIQDIEETRGATIENILVPFTDGKRQIGVSSNLKKCVATENRELIRSMEKMVTLALIDQLWKDHLREMDDLKQSVQNAVYEQKDPLLIYKFEGFELFKRFIAKVNEDTISFLLKADLPVQEAQDVQEARAQRKQKLKEQKDESKSLLSGGSNAQAQASANRPPAEKTMPIKAERTVGRNDKVTVQYMDGSIVKDVKFKKVEEDIKNNKCVLVEE
- a CDS encoding SPOR domain-containing protein, whose translation is MKKTVLYCLVGFALLSACSPKTSTSSSSGEVYKEDLKAYRPVYEKPVEKHDTIAQANESYADVDIEPTNDVTEPLNNVLDEIDGLRSNTRYIDGFTIQVYSGTNREDARLARGKVFSVLPEANPSLKFDEPNFKVKVGKYYSKLEAQKPYAQLRKKFPGALIIPERIYIQ
- a CDS encoding M20 metallopeptidase family protein, producing the protein MSLKEKVKELAKQNVQDVISIRRHLHANPELSYQEFNTAKYVAAQLKEMGITPKEGIAGTGLAAVIEGKNPSKKVIALRADMDALPIKEANDIDYKSQNEGVMHACGHDAHTASLLGVAKILTQLKDEFEGSVKLIFQPGEEKNPGGASLMIKDGVLKDPAPVNIHGQHVMPLIPVGKVGFREGMYMASCDEIYLKVIGKGGHGAVPELAVDPVLITSHIIVALQQVISRNASPKTPTVLTFGKVIADGATNIIPNEVNVEGTFRAMDETWRADAHEKIIKMASGIAESMGGSCEVEISKGYPYLENDPELTKKSRTAAEEYLGEENVVDLDLWMGAEDFSFYTHEIPACFYRLGTRNEAKGITSYVHTPTFNIDEDALEIGAGLMAWLALKELAE